The Thermoanaerobaculia bacterium genome includes a window with the following:
- a CDS encoding A/G-specific adenine glycosylase, with amino-acid sequence GRSPAREGLCYDRRPMSGGDRLRSKLLAWFDREKRELPWRGTRDPYAIWVSEVMLQQTTVQAALPRYAEFLRRFPTVEALARARPDAVLAAWSGLGYYARARNLHRAARLVVERHGGKLPDDVEALRALPGMGEYMSRAVAAIAFGRPTLPMEANVRRVVSRLFATAEPESRVGDVVSARRPGDSVAAIFDLGQTICRPRRPDCPSCPLSAHCAAFRRGSVDAFPIRPQRPAARPFFRCVAAVVSPEGKFLVRRRTSGFLAGMWELPGEEADSLAVARARFRRGFPGAASRPREIVEQPIAGRRVRVEVYRARRASAAPGDRWMTAGQIERSAAPSLTKKIVREVSRAGADRRRIAG; translated from the coding sequence CGGTCGGTCACCGGCCCGCGAGGGGCTTTGCTACGATCGCCGCCCGATGTCCGGCGGCGATCGTCTTCGTTCGAAGCTCCTCGCCTGGTTCGACCGCGAGAAGCGCGAGCTCCCGTGGCGGGGAACGCGCGATCCGTACGCGATCTGGGTGTCGGAGGTCATGCTCCAGCAGACGACCGTGCAGGCGGCGCTCCCGCGTTACGCGGAGTTCCTGCGGAGGTTCCCGACGGTCGAGGCGCTCGCCCGCGCGCGTCCCGACGCCGTCCTCGCCGCCTGGTCCGGGCTCGGGTACTACGCGCGCGCCCGCAATCTCCATCGCGCGGCAAGGCTGGTCGTGGAACGGCACGGCGGCAAGCTTCCCGACGACGTCGAAGCTCTTCGCGCGTTGCCCGGAATGGGAGAGTACATGTCGCGAGCCGTCGCGGCGATCGCGTTCGGGCGTCCGACCCTCCCGATGGAGGCGAACGTCCGCCGGGTCGTCTCGCGGCTCTTCGCGACGGCGGAACCGGAGAGCCGGGTTGGCGACGTCGTCTCCGCGCGCCGTCCCGGAGATTCGGTCGCCGCGATCTTCGACCTCGGCCAGACGATCTGCCGGCCGAGACGGCCGGATTGCCCTTCCTGCCCGCTGAGCGCGCATTGCGCCGCGTTCCGCCGCGGCTCGGTCGACGCGTTCCCGATTCGCCCGCAGCGGCCCGCCGCGCGCCCGTTCTTTCGCTGCGTCGCGGCCGTCGTGTCGCCCGAAGGGAAATTTCTCGTCCGCCGACGGACTTCCGGGTTCCTGGCCGGAATGTGGGAGCTCCCGGGCGAAGAGGCCGACTCTCTCGCGGTCGCGCGCGCGCGGTTCCGTCGAGGGTTTCCCGGCGCCGCCTCGCGTCCCCGCGAGATCGTCGAGCAGCCGATCGCGGGCCGGCGGGTCCGCGTGGAGGTCTACCGCGCGCGCCGCGCGTCGGCCGCGCCGGGCGACCGGTGGATGACCGCCGGTCAGATCGAGAGGTCGGCGGCGCCGTCCCTCACCAAGAAGATCGTCCGCGAAGTGTCGCGGGCGGGGGCGGATCGTCGTAGAATCGCCGGATGA